Proteins encoded in a region of the Sugiyamaella lignohabitans strain CBS 10342 chromosome B, complete sequence genome:
- the FUR4 gene encoding Fur4p (Plasma membrane localized uracil permease; expression is tightly regulated by uracil levels and environmental cues; conformational alterations induced by unfolding or substrate binding result in Rsp5p-mediated ubiquitination and degradation; GO_component: GO:0016021 - integral component of membrane [Evidence IEA]; GO_component: GO:0016021 - integral component of membrane [Evidence ISM] [PMID 12192589]; GO_component: GO:0016020 - membrane [Evidence IEA,IEA,IEA]; GO_component: GO:0045121 - membrane raft [Evidence IDA] [PMID 15536122]; GO_component: GO:0005886 - plasma membrane [Evidence IDA] [PMID 8948441]; GO_function: GO:0015205 - nucleobase transmembrane transporter activity [Evidence IEA]; GO_function: GO:0005215 - transporter activity [Evidence IEA]; GO_function: GO:0015505 - uracil:cation symporter activity [Evidence IDA] [PMID 8948441]; GO_process: GO:0015851 - nucleobase transport [Evidence IEA]; GO_process: GO:0055085 - transmembrane transport [Evidence IDA] [PMID 8948441]; GO_process: GO:0006810 - transport [Evidence IEA,IEA]; GO_process: GO:0015857 - uracil transport [Evidence IDA] [PMID 8948441]), translating into MIQSIWPQAANIPNGIPHSGTNTFAFMSFFLFCLASLPALYFPVHQIRHLFTVKSYLVPIAGIAFLIWTIKKAGGIGPIVHQPSKLHGSALAWAVIDMLMSCVENFVTLVVNDPDFTRFARKPSDAVWSQILAIPFSFAITSFIGIIVSSSSTVIYGETIWSPLQVLGNFLEGNHSGARAGVFFISAVFALAQVGCNIAANAISAGTDMTALFPRYINIRRGGFICATIGFAMCPWRLLETSNKFTTYLSAYTVFLSAIAGVIFCDYYLVRKGKLVIDDLYSADPSGIYYFFKGFSWRAYAAYICGVAINITGMVGAVGRKVPIGATRVYELNFFGGFIVSAGTYYLFCRLSPVPGCPEKWDESEARIYDAIHYVEGVTVDDASSLPSGIVDDEDPDSKRGFSTLKQRFLGSV; encoded by the coding sequence ATGATCCAGTCTATCTGGCCTCAGGCTGCTAATATTCCGAACGGTATCCCTCATTCGGGCACGAACACTTTTGCGTTTAtgtctttctttttgttctgtttgGCATCTTTACCAGCGTTGTACTTTCCAGTACACCAGATTAGACACCTGTTCACAGTCAAGTCTTATTTGGTGCCTATTGCCGGTATCGCATTTTTAATTTGGACTATTAAAAAGGCTGGTGGCATTGGTCCTATTGTACACCAGCCGAGTAAGCTTCACGGAAGTGCTTTGGCTTGGGCTGTTATTGACATGCTCATGTCTTGTGTTGAAAACTTCGTGACTCTAGTGGTAAATGACCCTGATTTCACAAGATTCGCTAGAAAGCCTTCAGATGCTGTCTGGTCACAGATACTAGCCATTCCGTTTTCTTTTGCCATTACTTCATTTATTGGCATTATTGtatcgtcgtcatcaacCGTTATTTATGGAGAGACTATTTGGTCGCCTTTACAGGTTTTGGGAAATTTCTTAGAAGGAAATCACAGCGGTGCTCGTGCCGGAgtgttttttatttctgcaGTATTTGCTTTGGCGCAAGTGGGATGTAAtattgctgctaatgctaTTTCAGCAGGTACCGATATGACAGCTCTGTTTCCAagatatattaatattcgTCGTGGTGGATTTATTTGCGCTACAATTGGCTTTGCTATGTGCCCTTGGCGTCTCCTGGAAACGTCGAACAAGTTCACTACTTATTTATCAGCATACACAGTATTTTTGTCAGCCATTGCAGGAGTCATTTTCTGTGATTATTATCTTGTGCGCAAGGGTAAGCTGGTAATTGATGATCTTTACAGCGCAGACCCTTCTGGAATATACTACTTCTTCAAGGGCTTCTCTTGGAGAGCTTATGCTGCTTATATCTGCGGAGTGGCCATTAACATCACTGGTATGGTTGGTGCGGTAGGACGCAAAGTTCCTATTGGAGCGACCCGAGTCTATGAGCTCAACTTTTTCGGCGGATTTATTGTCTCTGCAGGCACATACTATCTATTCTGTCGCCTTAGTCCTGTTCCAGGATGTCCAGAAAAGTGGGATGAATCCGAGGCTCGCATTTATGACGCGATCCACTACGTCGAAGGAGTCACTGTGGACGATGCGTCTTCGCTTCCCAGTGGTATTGTAGACGATGAAGACCCTGACTCTAAGAGAGGCTTCTCCACTCTCAAGCAGCGCTTTTTGGGTTCTGTTTAG
- the DUF1 gene encoding Duf1p (Ubiquitin-binding hypothetical protein; contains one WD40 repeat in a beta-propeller fold; green fluorescent protein (GFP)-fusion protein localizes to the cytoplasm; homolog of human WDR48/UAF1, which is involved in regulating the Fanconi anemia pathway; deletion mutant is sensitive to various chemicals including phenanthroline, sanguinarine, and nordihydroguaiaretic acid; GO_component: GO:0005737 - cytoplasm [Evidence IEA,IEA]; GO_component: GO:0005737 - cytoplasm [Evidence IDA] [PMID 14562095]; GO_function: GO:0043130 - ubiquitin binding [Evidence IDA] [PMID 21070969]; GO_process: GO:0008150 - biological_process [Evidence ND]), whose translation MGSVYALAVNGSDNGIASASTLIASGGPEAIVNLWDSRSGDPVTKFVGHSGNIRSILVSDDGEWVLSGSSDSSIKLWSVTSSRLYHTFDMHDDSVWSLFSQDPSLKVFYSSDRSGVVMKTDLRGCVEKHLDFDEGVSVMVCNEHEGVSKVISAGSNLWTATSNSRIHRWRNVNTGIYSLGNGVGEVPIEESAETNEKKEDETAKQNDSQDTDNEKKKEDGEKDEEIKVPDNSIKTSFIQVSGGPSLQFAAAAEAHRTAREISPGGKELDVVVQPVSENPIETLRGHVGLIKHRLLNDKRRVLTLDTAGDVKLWDLVRGVVLQSFDRTLGLDLDTLADQLNPLAFVSNWCQVSVRTGELYVSLEESTCFDAEVYSDDLIIDHTGSEDGSAVRQDMTDIPEDHRVNYGKWVITNLLHNLQQRLLQDEIKPSPNGSATSSTSEPKPSAPIAGSKGTNGYSSSPYDIVHKVEEPVETTTKETTNNVNTSNSQSNSSGGGMFGRFKGFGKSKKDKTPAASTNNTTTPAATTPQEPPTPKAVEYNSLNDLIKDLKKKASSPNHTGSLFNPPSSTDCPFVAFPEHTKIMISEQLPNSGDTMDLYRGTVGTVGTDETRLREVVPGWMGKVLLENELPVKEPPKVGFVVQPEDESKSPSVTAANIRLTAYHMLRARKVLLYVVERLSADPTMSETIQTHKGQQPEEWLELYCQGHKIPPKMTVATIRTRVWRSGGDVVLKYRIV comes from the coding sequence ATGGGCTCGGTGTATGCTTTGGCGGTCAACGGGTCCGACAACGGCATAGCTTCTGCCTCGACTCTTATTGCCAGTGGTGGTCCTGAGGCGATTGTCAATCTGTGGGATTCTCGGTCAGGCGACCCTGTTACTAAATTTGTTGGACATAGTGGAAATATCCGATCGATTCTGGTGTCTGACGACGGCGAATGGGTGTTGAGTGGTTCGTCGGATTCGTCTATTAAACTGTGGTCAGTAACTTCTTCTCGATTGTATCATACGTTTGACATGCATGATGACTCGGTGTGGTCATTGTTTTCTCAGGACCCTTCGTTGAAGGTGTTCTATTCCAGTGATAGAAGCGGTGTGGTCATGAAGACAGATCTAAGAGGATGTGTTGAGAAGCATCTGGATTTCGATGAGGGTGTGTCGGTCATGGTTTGTAACGAGCACGAGGGCGTGTCAAAGGTCATTAGTGCAGGGTCTAATTTGTGGACTGCTACCTCGAATTCACGTATTCACAGATGGAGGAACGTTAATACTGGAATCTATTCGCTGGGTAATGGTGTTGGTGAGGTGCCAATTGAGGAGTCAGCTGAGACAaatgagaagaaggagGACGAGActgcaaaacaaaatgatAGTCAGGATACTGATAacgaaaagaagaaagaagatggAGAAAAGGACGAGGAAATCAAGGTGCCAGACAACTCTATCAAGACGTCGTTCATCCAAGTGAGTGGTGGCCCATCATTACAGtttgcagcagctgctgaagctCATAGAACGGCACGAGAAATATCTCCAGGAGGTAAAGAACTGGATGTGGTTGTGCAGCCGGTATCAGAAAACCCCATTGAAACGCTTCGTGGTCATGTTGGACTGATCAAGCATCGACTGCTCAACGACAAGAGACGTGTGCTTACTCTTGATACAGCAGGCGATGTCAAACTGTGGGACCTGGTGAGAGGTGTAGTATTGCAGTCGTTTGACCGTACACTTGGTCTTGATCTCGATACTCTGGCTGACCAGTTAAACCCATTGGCGTTTGTTTCAAACTGGTGTCAAGTGTCGGTCAGAACTGGTGAACTGTATGTATCATTAGAGGAGTCTACATGTTTTGATGCCGAGGTATATTCTGACGATTTGATAATTGACCATACTGGAAGTGAAGATGGTTCTGCCGTAAGACAGGATATGACGGATATTCCTGAAGATCATAGAGTCAATTACGGTAAATGGGTCATTACTAATTTACTACACAATTTACAGCAGCGACTGTTACAAGACGAAATTAAACCGTCACCAAATGGGTCTGCGACCTCGTCGACGTCTGAACCAAaaccatcagcaccaattgCAGGATCTAAAGGTACTAATGGATATTCCAGCTCGCCTTATGACATTGTACATAAAGTAGAAGAGCCCGTGGAAACTACTACTAAAGAGACAACTAACAATGTCAACACATCTAATTCGCAATCGAACTCGAGTGGAGGTGGTATGTTTGGCAGGTTCAAGGGATTTGGTAAATCCAAGAAAGACAAGactccagctgcttctaccaacaataccactacaccagcagcaaccacaCCACAagaaccaccaacaccCAAGGCTGTGGAGTATAATTCACTTAATGATCTGATTaaagatttgaaaaagaaggcCTCTTCGCCGAACCACACCGGATCGTTGTTCAACCCTCCATCGTCTACCGACTGTCCTTTTGTAGCATTCCCCGAACATACCAAGATCATGATCTCTGAACAGCTGCCCAACTCAGGTGATACTATGGATTTGTATCGAGGAACGGTGGGTACAGTTGGAACTGACGAAACCAGGCTTCGCGAGGTAGTTCCTGGCTGGATGGGTAAAGTGCTTCTTGAGAACGAGCTTCCTGTTAAAGAGCCACCTAAAGTCGGGTTTGTTGTTCAACCCGAAGACGAGTCGAAATCGCCCTCGGTCACTGCTGCAAACATCCGACTGACAGCTTACCACATGCTTCGTGCCCGTAAAGTGTTACTCTACGTTGTCGAAAGACTATCAGCGGACCCCACCATGTCCGAAACCATCCAAACACACAAGGGCCAGCAACCTGAAGAATGGCTCGAACTGTATTGCCAGGGCCACAAGATCCCGCCCAAAATGACCGTCGCCACCATCCGAACCCGGGTCTGGCGAAGCGGAGGTGACGTCGTGCTCAAGTACCGCATCGTATAA
- the RIB7 gene encoding Rib7p (Diaminohydroxyphoshoribosylaminopyrimidine deaminase; catalyzes the second step of the riboflavin biosynthesis pathway; GO_component: GO:0005575 - cellular_component [Evidence ND]; GO_function: GO:0008703 - 5-amino-6-(5-phosphoribosylamino)uracil reductase activity [Evidence IEA]; GO_function: GO:0008703 - 5-amino-6-(5-phosphoribosylamino)uracil reductase activity [Evidence IDA] [PMID 23620735]; GO_function: GO:0008703 - 5-amino-6-(5-phosphoribosylamino)uracil reductase activity [Evidence IMP] [PMID 4555411]; GO_function: GO:0050661 - NADP binding [Evidence IEA]; GO_function: GO:0016491 - oxidoreductase activity [Evidence IEA]; GO_process: GO:0055114 - oxidation-reduction process [Evidence IEA,IEA]; GO_process: GO:0009231 - riboflavin biosynthetic process [Evidence IEA,IEA,IEA]; GO_process: GO:0009231 - riboflavin biosynthetic process [Evidence IMP] [PMID 5366000]), which produces MSTLVPLRDDLVPFLEPHLPRPLNKSKGLPFVTLTYAQSLDSMISAGKGKQTVISHLETKTMTHYLRSKHDGILVGAGTVVADDPGLNCRYKPEGDGVLSTPRPIVLDPRFRWNLTKESRVIKTATDGTGLAPWIIVNKGIRDQNREKVRMVESIGGKIIEIDNELSDNKQFQWSQVFTTLYSLGLGSIMVEGGATVINSLLEQPDLVDSVIITIGPVFLGNQGVQVSPNSTVALQNVSWWRGIQDSVLAGQLKK; this is translated from the coding sequence ATGTCTACGCTGGTCCCTCTTAGAGATGATCTGGTACCATTTTTAGAGCCTCATTTGCCCAGACCATTGAACAAGTCGAAGGGGTTACCGTTTGTGACGTTGACTTATGCTCAATCTTTGGATTCCATGATTTCGGCTGGGAAAGGAAAGCAAACGGTAATCTCACATCTTGAAACTAAGACAATGACGCATTATCTAAGGTCGAAGCATGATGGAATTCTCGTGGGTGCTGGCACTGTAGTGGCAGACGATCCAGGGCTCAACTGTAGATATAAACCTGAAGGTGATGGTGTTTTGAGTACTCCTCGACCAATTGTACTGGATCCTAGGTTTCGATGGAACCTGACTAAAGAATCACGAGTTATCAAGACAGCAACTGATGGAACAGGCCTGGCGCCGTGGATCATAGTCAATAAAGGTATACGGGATCAAAATCGTGAAAAGGTTCGAATGGTAGAAAGTATTGGAGGTAAAATCATAGAAATAGATAACGAACTGTCAGACAACAAACAGTTTCAATGGAGTCAGGTATTTACTACGCTATATAGCTTGGGGTTGGGCTCAATCATGGTAGAAGGTGGTGCAACAGTCATCAACTCGTTACTAGAGCAGCCAGATCTTGTAGACAGCGTCATCATAACTATCGGTCCAGTATTTTTGGGGAACCAAGGTGTACAGGTAAGCCCAAACTCGACAGTAGCTTTGCAAAATGTGAGCTGGTGGCGTGGTATACAAGATTCGGTCCTGGCAGGACAATTAAAGAaatag
- the PRE7 gene encoding proteasome core particle subunit beta 6 (Beta 6 subunit of the 20S proteasome; GO_component: GO:0005737 - cytoplasm [Evidence IEA,IEA]; GO_component: GO:0005789 - endoplasmic reticulum membrane [Evidence IC] [PMID 9087403]; GO_component: GO:0005634 - nucleus [Evidence IEA,IEA]; GO_component: GO:0005634 - nucleus [Evidence IC] [PMID 9087403]; GO_component: GO:0000502 - proteasome complex [Evidence IEA]; GO_component: GO:0005839 - proteasome core complex [Evidence IEA]; GO_component: GO:0019774 - proteasome core complex, beta-subunit complex [Evidence IDA] [PMID 9087403]; GO_component: GO:0034515 - proteasome storage granule [Evidence IC] [PMID 9087403]; GO_function: GO:0004175 - endopeptidase activity [Evidence IEA]; GO_function: GO:0016787 - hydrolase activity [Evidence IEA]; GO_function: GO:0003674 - molecular_function [Evidence ND]; GO_function: GO:0008233 - peptidase activity [Evidence IEA]; GO_function: GO:0004298 - threonine-type endopeptidase activity [Evidence IEA,IEA]; GO_process: GO:0010499 - proteasomal ubiquitin-independent protein catabolic process [Evidence IDA] [PMID 19162040]; GO_process: GO:0043161 - proteasome-mediated ubiquitin-dependent protein catabolic process [Evidence IDA] [PMID 11545745]; GO_process: GO:0043161 - proteasome-mediated ubiquitin-dependent protein catabolic process [Evidence IDA] [PMID 19029916]; GO_process: GO:0006508 - proteolysis [Evidence IEA]; GO_process: GO:0051603 - proteolysis involved in cellular protein catabolic process [Evidence IEA]), with translation MEILEAQSTASSQPIEHRFNPYSDNGGTILGIAGEDYALIAGDTRHTTGYSINSRYEPKVFDVGDNLVVSANGFAADGNALVDAIKNRVEWYHHAHNKPLKVQSLARQIQHLLYRKRFFPYYVHTILAGLDDEGKGAIYSYDPVGSYEREQCRAGGAAASLIMPFLDNQVYFKNQFDPATQQYRVRSYLPIDDAIKIVRDAFSSATERHIHVGDGLEVLIVTKAGIEKRYFPLKRD, from the coding sequence ATGGAGATCTTAGAAGCACAATCTACTGCTTCATCACAGCCTATCGAGCATCGTTTCAATCCCTACTCGGACAATGGTGGCACAATTTTAGGAattgctggtgaagatTATGCTTTAATAGCTGGAGATACTCGTCATACCACTGGATACAGCATCAATTCCAGATATGAACCCAAAGTGTTTGATGTGGGCGACAACCTGGTTGTATCAGCTAATGgatttgctgctgatggtaATGCCCTTGTCGATGCCATTAAGAATAGAGTCGAATGGTATCATCATGCTCATAATAAGCCATTAAAAGTACAATCACTAGCACGACAGATTCAGCACCTGCTTTATAGAAAGAGATTCTTCCCGTACTATGTGCACACAATTTTGGCCGGTCTCGACGACGAAGGAAAGGGTGCTATATATTCGTATGATCCCGTTGGTTCCTACGAGAGAGAGCAATGCCGAGCaggaggtgctgctgccagtcTTATCATGCCTTTCCTGGATAACCAAGTATACTTCAAGAACCAATTCGACCCTGCCACCCAGCAATACAGAGTGCGATCATACCTCCCCATTGACGACGCCATCAAAATCGTCCGTGACGCATTCAGCTCGGCCACCGAGCGCCATATCCACGTCGGTGACGGTCTCGAGGTGCTCATTGTTACCAAAGCCGGTATCGAGAAGCGCTACTTCCCTCTCAAGCGCGATTAG
- a CDS encoding microfibrillar-associated protein family protein — MSGKYQSKPYRPAKPRRYFPGRPISGEEFEDEDEEDVQEDVDEDDEQEIEREQEAANFQNRDNIEQLSDTVEVKKESEIQESIVEDESTEGEYVTEEEDVEEEEPEETVNIKQEPNNLTDHIKQDPDRAQFTTDESIKVKKEEKPDEQDEEEDSEGSSDSSGTEDESDESDSEDQVTLARPVFIRKNKRNQAAVSKLTESNTATGPSKQHETAAPPQDTGLKINRKEETLKMIESTIRQERAEEAAKFASDNQGLDEVDDTDDLDPVAEREAWKERELARLRRARQELEQEEAEKEEIENRRQMNERELTRQDQEKIEQERKAKSERHKAGYMQKYYHRGAFYQEDEILKRDFSEAVEDDYKDKSVLPKALQVRSGLGLKGRSKYRTLAEEDTTREPDTKRSRR; from the coding sequence ATGAGTGGtaaatatcaatcaaaGCCATACAGACCGGCGAAACCAAGGCGGTACTTCCCTGGTAGACCAATTTCAGGAGAAGAGTTtgaagacgaggacgaggaggaTGTCCAAGAAGATGtcgatgaggatgatgaacAGGAAATTGAACGAGAGCAAGAAGCTGCTaattttcaaaataggGATAATATTGAACAACTTTCTGATACTGTAGAAGTCAAGAAAGAATCAGAGATCCAAGAGTCAATTGTAGAAGATGAAAGTACCGAGGGCGAGTACGTGACGGAAGAAGAGGACgtcgaggaagaagaacctgAAGAAACAGTCAACATCAAACAAGAACCGAATAATTTGACAGACCATATCAAACAGGACCCAGATAGAGCACAATTTACGACTGATGAATCTataaaagtgaaaaaagaGGAGAAACCTGATGAACAGGACGAGGAAGAGGATAGCGAAGGGTCAAGTGATTCCAGTGGTACGGAAGACGAATCTGATGAGTCTGACTCGGAAGACCAAGTAACTCTGGCACGACCTGTATTTATTCGCAAGAACAAGAGAAATCAGGCTGCTGTGTCGAAACTTACTGAATCCAATACTGCAACCGGACCCTCTAAACAGCACGAAACAGCTGCCCCACCGCAAGATACAGGATTAAAAATCAAtcgaaaagaagaaacacTTAAGATGATAGAATCAACTATTCGTCAGGAGCGtgctgaagaggctgctAAGTTTGCGTCGGATAATCAAGGATTAGACGAGGTAGATGATACAGATGATCTAGATCCAGTAGCAGAAAGAGAAGCATGGAAAGAACGCGAACTGGCGAGATTACGGCGTGCCCGCCAAGAATTAGAGCAggaagaagctgaaaagGAAGAGATTGAGAATCGACGACAAATGAATGAGCGTGAGCTTACTCGACAAGATCAGGAAAAAATCGAACAAGAACGCAAAGCTAAATCGGAACGCCATAAAGCAGGATACATGCAAAAATATTACCACCGCGGAGCTTTCTACCAGGAGGACGAGATTCTCAAACGGGATTTTTCTGAGGCTGTTGAGGATGACTACAAAGATAAATCTGTTCTCCCTAAAGCTCTTCAAGTACGAAGTGGTCTGGGACTCAAAGGTAGAAGCAAATATCGCACGctggctgaagaagataccACCAGAGAGCCAGATACAAAGCGTAGCAGACGATAG